Proteins encoded in a region of the Pieris brassicae chromosome 3, ilPieBrab1.1, whole genome shotgun sequence genome:
- the LOC123707174 gene encoding dual specificity protein phosphatase Mpk3 isoform X1 has translation MMPTDSECECDLVTKEWLLAKLRSDERDTILIDCRGSNEYAVSHIRSAVNFSIPSIMLRRLAAGKIELASTVQCKELKARITHCCSRGTFVLYSDGATREPDSVHGILLKRLKQDGVQVVCLEGDFAEFHRTYPEWCSEAGGQHLPHLPLMGLRSLRISGAGCDEALSSGSSSECEETHVPQDFPVEILPNLFLGNSANSEDCEALARHNIKYVLNVTPDLPNTFEQGCGISYLKIPIADHWSQNLSVHFPQAIHFIEEAMSAGCGVLVHCVAGVSRSVTVTLAYLMQRHRLSLRDAFELVRSRKTDIAPNFHFMRQLHSLERDLGLHERSAPLSKVLEETGAREPAERCGCVGAVGVSPDSGIEFDRWSAARDTPR, from the exons ATGATGCCGACGGACTCTGAATGCGAGTGTGACTTAGTGACTAAGGAGTGGCTGCTAGCAAAGTTGCGATCGGACGAGAGAGACACTATCCTGATTGATTGCCGTGGATCTAATGAGTATGCAGTGTCGCATATACGATCAGCAGTAAATTTCTCGATACCTAGTATAATGTTAAGGAGATTAGCTGCTGGAAAGATAGAGTTGGCTTCGACCGTTCAGTGCAAGGAATTAAAGGCGCGAATTACACATTGTTGTTCGAGAGGAACTTTTGTGCTGTACAGTGATGGAGCAACTCGGGAACCTGACTCGGTCCATGGCATCTTGCTGAAGCGACTTAAACAAGATGGAGTGCAAGTTGTGTGCCTAGAAG GTGACTTCGCGGAGTTCCATCGGACATATCCCGAGTGGTGCAGCGAAGCGGGCGGTCAGCATCTACCTCACTTGCCACTCATGGGACTGCG GTCGCTGCGCATCTCGGGTGCGGGATGCGACGAGGCGCTGTCTTCGGGATCGTCTTCGGAGTGCGAAGAAACGCACGTGCCGCAAGACTTCCCCGTCGAGATCCTGCCCAACCTATTCCTCGGAAATTCCGCCAACAGCGAGGATTGCGAGGCGCTCGCCCGCCACAACATTAAG TACGTGCTCAACGTGACCCCCGACCTGCCGAACACGTTCGAGCAGGGATGCGGCATCAGCTACCTCAAGATCCCCATCGCCGACCACTGGAGCCAAAATCTCTCTGTGCACTTCCCGCAGGCCATTCACTTCATCG AAGAGGCGATGTCGGCCGGATGTGGCGTGCTGGTGCACTGCGTGGCCGGCGTGTCCCGCTCCGTGACCGTGACGCTGGCCTACCTCATGCAGCGGCACCGGCTGTCGCTGCGGGACGCCTTCGAGCTGGTGCGCTCGCGAAAGACGGACATCGCGCCCAACTTCCACTTCATGCGGCAACTGCACTCGCTGGAGCGGGACCTGGGCCTGCACGAGCGCTCCGCCCCTCTGAGTAAG GTGCTGGAGGAGACGGGCGCGCGTGAGCCCGCCGAGCGCTGCGGCTGCGTCGGCGCCGTCGGCGTCTCGCCCGACTCCGGCATCGAGTTCGACCGCTGGAGCGCCGCCCGCGACACTCCGCGCTGA
- the LOC123707174 gene encoding dual specificity protein phosphatase Mpk3 isoform X2, whose protein sequence is MMPTDSECECDLVTKEWLLAKLRSDERDTILIDCRGSNEYAVSHIRSAVNFSIPSIMLRRLAAGKIELASTVQCKELKARITHCCSRGTFVLYSDGATREPDSVHGILLKRLKQDGVQVVCLEGDFAEFHRTYPEWCSEAGGQHLPHLPLMGLRSLRISGAGCDEALSSGSSSECEETHVPQDFPVEILPNLFLGNSANSEDCEALARHNIKYVLNVTPDLPNTFEQGCGISYLKIPIADHWSQNLSVHFPQAIHFIEEAMSAGCGVLVHCVAGVSRSVTVTLAYLMQRHRLSLRDAFELVRSRKTDIAPNFHFMRQLHSLERDLGLHERSAPLSAGGDGRA, encoded by the exons ATGATGCCGACGGACTCTGAATGCGAGTGTGACTTAGTGACTAAGGAGTGGCTGCTAGCAAAGTTGCGATCGGACGAGAGAGACACTATCCTGATTGATTGCCGTGGATCTAATGAGTATGCAGTGTCGCATATACGATCAGCAGTAAATTTCTCGATACCTAGTATAATGTTAAGGAGATTAGCTGCTGGAAAGATAGAGTTGGCTTCGACCGTTCAGTGCAAGGAATTAAAGGCGCGAATTACACATTGTTGTTCGAGAGGAACTTTTGTGCTGTACAGTGATGGAGCAACTCGGGAACCTGACTCGGTCCATGGCATCTTGCTGAAGCGACTTAAACAAGATGGAGTGCAAGTTGTGTGCCTAGAAG GTGACTTCGCGGAGTTCCATCGGACATATCCCGAGTGGTGCAGCGAAGCGGGCGGTCAGCATCTACCTCACTTGCCACTCATGGGACTGCG GTCGCTGCGCATCTCGGGTGCGGGATGCGACGAGGCGCTGTCTTCGGGATCGTCTTCGGAGTGCGAAGAAACGCACGTGCCGCAAGACTTCCCCGTCGAGATCCTGCCCAACCTATTCCTCGGAAATTCCGCCAACAGCGAGGATTGCGAGGCGCTCGCCCGCCACAACATTAAG TACGTGCTCAACGTGACCCCCGACCTGCCGAACACGTTCGAGCAGGGATGCGGCATCAGCTACCTCAAGATCCCCATCGCCGACCACTGGAGCCAAAATCTCTCTGTGCACTTCCCGCAGGCCATTCACTTCATCG AAGAGGCGATGTCGGCCGGATGTGGCGTGCTGGTGCACTGCGTGGCCGGCGTGTCCCGCTCCGTGACCGTGACGCTGGCCTACCTCATGCAGCGGCACCGGCTGTCGCTGCGGGACGCCTTCGAGCTGGTGCGCTCGCGAAAGACGGACATCGCGCCCAACTTCCACTTCATGCGGCAACTGCACTCGCTGGAGCGGGACCTGGGCCTGCACGAGCGCTCCGCCCCTCTGA GTGCTGGAGGAGACGGGCGCGCGTGA